A region from the Paenibacillus humicola genome encodes:
- a CDS encoding DUF2642 domain-containing protein → MRNRHPLLDRYVELDISGKSLPIKGKLIDIGQDILVLHNGSQFLYVPLIHLQQLRLSTGDIQEFDVPETPFESPNDQISYRKILMNAKGMFSELYITGNQSIHGYLTSVMNDFFVFYSPVYHSVVVSLQHLKYLIPYNPNVTPYTLTPEQFPLKPSPITLARTFDQQLRKLIGEFVILDLGENPNKIGVLKSIDQSLIELSTAGGNSVYLHFDHVKTVHLP, encoded by the coding sequence ATGAGAAACCGTCATCCATTGCTGGACCGCTATGTGGAACTGGATATTTCAGGAAAGTCACTCCCGATTAAAGGAAAGCTCATCGATATCGGGCAGGATATTCTCGTCCTGCACAACGGCAGCCAATTTCTGTATGTGCCGCTCATTCATTTGCAGCAGCTTCGCCTGTCGACCGGCGACATCCAGGAGTTCGACGTGCCGGAGACGCCTTTCGAAAGCCCAAACGATCAGATTTCATACCGGAAAATTTTGATGAACGCCAAAGGCATGTTTTCGGAGCTCTATATTACCGGGAACCAGTCCATCCACGGCTATTTAACGAGTGTCATGAACGATTTTTTCGTCTTTTATTCGCCCGTCTATCATTCCGTCGTCGTTTCGCTGCAGCATTTGAAATATTTGATTCCTTACAATCCGAACGTGACACCGTATACGCTGACCCCCGAGCAGTTTCCGCTGAAGCCTTCCCCGATTACGCTTGCGCGCACGTTTGACCAGCAGCTGCGGAAGCTGATCGGCGAATTCGTCATCCTCGACCTGGGCGAGAATCCGAACAAAATCGGCGTGCTCAAAAGTATCGACCAAAGCCTGATCGAGCTTTCGACGGCCGGCGGCAATTCGGTTTACCTCCATTTCGACCACGTTAAAACGGTGCATCTTCCGTAA
- a CDS encoding ATP-binding protein — translation MLDKVSDQELWVIYFKSIEGGIDLQFIRMIEAELKRRNLFERDKREWKLLKSFGNSELDFAQLIKYSLDTIFVLHQFKVVYVNKAAFDLLGLQYPDQIIGESFTRFLHPDYHGVFRESVELAYGGEVTDCLEQKMFKADGELIDVEVMAAPYVLDDNRLAQIRVRDITNRKNAEGRLANLEKLSSIGQMAAGIAHEVRNPLTTVKGFFQLLQKELNHAYFPIIVEELDNAIKTLNNLLQVAKPDFDNENNVTINLCSELDSLIFLFQEKLYNVTVTKLFQHTDKEIVGKKNLILKAFFNLIKNAVEAIEGKGELVVEHYFRNGTIHVKIQDSGVGIPKDQIRMLGTPFFSTKTEGTGMGLTQVFTTIHEHGGHVNVESELGKGTTFYIELPAK, via the coding sequence ATGCTTGACAAAGTAAGCGATCAGGAGTTATGGGTGATTTATTTCAAAAGCATCGAAGGAGGGATCGATCTTCAGTTTATCCGGATGATTGAAGCGGAATTAAAGCGGCGTAATTTGTTTGAACGGGACAAGCGGGAGTGGAAGCTATTGAAAAGTTTTGGGAATTCGGAGCTGGATTTTGCCCAATTGATCAAATACTCGTTGGATACCATTTTCGTCCTTCATCAATTTAAAGTCGTCTATGTGAACAAGGCCGCCTTTGACCTGCTCGGACTCCAATATCCCGACCAGATTATCGGCGAGAGCTTCACCCGCTTTTTGCATCCGGATTATCACGGCGTGTTTCGCGAATCGGTGGAATTGGCTTACGGCGGAGAGGTAACCGATTGCCTTGAGCAAAAGATGTTCAAGGCGGACGGCGAGCTGATCGACGTCGAAGTGATGGCCGCGCCGTATGTGCTGGATGACAACCGCCTGGCGCAAATCCGGGTACGCGACATTACGAACCGAAAAAATGCGGAAGGCCGGCTGGCGAACCTGGAGAAGCTGTCCTCCATCGGCCAAATGGCGGCAGGCATCGCCCATGAAGTCCGAAACCCGCTGACCACCGTGAAAGGGTTTTTCCAGCTGCTGCAGAAAGAACTGAATCATGCGTATTTTCCGATCATCGTCGAGGAGCTCGACAACGCGATCAAGACGCTGAACAATTTGCTGCAGGTGGCCAAGCCCGATTTCGACAACGAGAACAACGTAACGATCAATTTGTGCTCGGAGCTTGATTCGCTTATTTTTTTGTTCCAGGAGAAGCTGTACAACGTCACCGTCACGAAGCTGTTCCAGCATACGGACAAGGAAATCGTCGGCAAGAAAAATCTGATTTTAAAAGCGTTTTTTAATTTGATCAAAAATGCGGTGGAAGCCATCGAAGGAAAAGGCGAGCTCGTCGTCGAGCATTATTTCCGGAACGGCACCATCCATGTGAAAATACAGGACTCGGGCGTCGGCATTCCGAAGGATCAGATCCGCATGCTCGGCACTCCGTTCTTCTCCACGAAGACGGAGGGCACCGGCATGGGACTGACCCAGGTGTTTACGACGATTCACGAGCACGGCGGGCACGTCAACGTCGAAAGCGAGCTGGGCAAAGGAACGACCTTCTATATCGAGCTCCCCGCCAAATAA
- a CDS encoding Lrp/AsnC family transcriptional regulator encodes MTELKTKILELLKEDARYSAETIATMLDAAAADVKQAIAEMEQDHVIVKYATVTNWSKLDEEKVTALIEVQITPERGRGFEGIAERIYLYPEVKSVYLMSGAYDLLVEVQGPTLKDVASFVSNKLSPIDAVLSTKTFFILKKYKQDGIIFEEHEDDHRLPVSP; translated from the coding sequence ATGACTGAACTGAAGACAAAAATTTTGGAACTGCTCAAAGAGGACGCGCGTTACAGCGCGGAAACGATCGCGACGATGCTGGACGCGGCGGCGGCGGACGTAAAGCAGGCGATCGCGGAAATGGAGCAGGATCACGTCATCGTCAAATACGCGACCGTCACCAACTGGAGCAAGCTGGACGAGGAGAAGGTGACGGCGCTGATCGAGGTGCAGATTACGCCGGAACGCGGCCGCGGATTCGAAGGCATCGCGGAACGGATTTATTTATACCCGGAAGTAAAATCGGTTTATCTCATGTCAGGAGCCTACGACCTGCTGGTCGAGGTGCAGGGTCCGACGCTGAAAGACGTCGCTTCGTTCGTCTCCAACAAGCTGTCCCCGATCGACGCGGTGCTTTCGACCAAAACGTTCTTTATTCTGAAGAAATACAAGCAGGACGGCATTATTTTCGAAGAGCACGAAGACGACCATCGTCTTCCTGTCTCGCCGTGA
- a CDS encoding aspartyl-phosphate phosphatase Spo0E family protein → MADADVELALQEEPDAVSAKQLSLSMRVLEDEIYALRIKMEQSYLEEASFNSDLVIDLSRKLDVKINEYMRFLRWRSKMTQ, encoded by the coding sequence GTGGCTGATGCGGATGTAGAGCTTGCGCTGCAAGAGGAACCGGATGCCGTATCAGCTAAACAGCTATCTTTGTCCATGCGTGTATTGGAAGATGAAATCTACGCGCTGCGGATTAAGATGGAACAGTCATACCTCGAAGAAGCGTCCTTCAATTCGGATCTCGTCATCGATTTGAGCCGAAAACTGGATGTGAAAATTAATGAATATATGCGTTTTCTGCGTTGGCGCTCCAAGATGACGCAGTAG
- a CDS encoding MFS transporter gives MEQGKHSVQSHWYHSMQRRKLRTETLGGERNLSDTTLGGQAVLLLVVQALMGVAGALSGTFVPVYIWKVSHSFALIGWFNLSQYAVSGLTFWFAGKWVKEHNKMNSLRLGVALSGVFYFTVLLLGRAAAIYAVPLGMLNGLALGFFWLAYNVVYFEITEPGNRDRFNGVAGFLGSGAGIVAPWVSGLLITTFKGQRGYTIIFTISVIIFAIAAVLSFWLKKRKTGGHYDWSYGIRQIRKPGNPWRRVSPAIAAQGVREGVFMFLIGLLVYIATGNEQKLGNFSLITSLVSLVSFWIIGKLLTMKRRKTAMLVGALAITAVIIPLFWPIRFMTLLLFGLGVALFMPFYIIPMTSAVFDLIGKDEESASRREEFVVLREAALTVGRLIGIGAFLLVLPLADSSPQAIPWLMLVVGASPIAAWWLIHPFVGILAGGPERAK, from the coding sequence TTGGAGCAAGGCAAGCATTCGGTACAATCGCACTGGTATCATTCGATGCAGCGGCGCAAGCTGCGGACGGAAACGCTTGGCGGCGAACGCAATTTAAGCGATACGACGCTCGGCGGACAAGCGGTGCTGCTGCTCGTCGTACAGGCGCTCATGGGCGTGGCGGGCGCGCTGTCGGGCACGTTCGTGCCGGTATATATATGGAAGGTCAGCCATTCGTTCGCTTTGATCGGCTGGTTTAATTTGAGTCAATATGCGGTCAGCGGGCTGACGTTCTGGTTTGCCGGCAAATGGGTGAAGGAGCACAACAAAATGAACAGCCTCCGGCTCGGCGTCGCGCTGTCGGGGGTTTTCTATTTCACCGTGCTGCTGCTCGGCCGGGCGGCCGCGATTTACGCCGTGCCGCTCGGCATGCTGAACGGGCTGGCGCTCGGCTTTTTCTGGCTGGCCTACAATGTCGTTTATTTCGAAATAACGGAGCCGGGCAACCGCGACCGGTTCAACGGCGTGGCCGGCTTTCTCGGATCGGGCGCCGGTATCGTCGCTCCCTGGGTATCGGGACTGCTCATTACGACGTTCAAAGGGCAGCGGGGCTATACGATCATTTTTACGATATCGGTTATCATTTTCGCCATTGCGGCCGTTCTAAGCTTCTGGCTGAAGAAAAGAAAGACCGGGGGACATTACGACTGGAGCTACGGCATCCGGCAAATCCGGAAGCCGGGAAATCCATGGCGAAGGGTCAGTCCGGCGATCGCGGCGCAGGGCGTCCGGGAAGGCGTCTTCATGTTTTTAATCGGCCTGCTCGTCTACATCGCGACAGGCAACGAGCAGAAGCTCGGCAACTTCTCGCTTATTACGTCGCTCGTCTCGCTCGTCAGCTTCTGGATTATCGGCAAGCTGCTGACGATGAAGCGGCGCAAAACGGCGATGCTGGTCGGCGCGCTGGCGATTACGGCCGTTATTATCCCGCTGTTCTGGCCGATCCGCTTTATGACGCTGCTCTTGTTCGGCCTCGGCGTCGCCCTGTTCATGCCGTTCTACATCATCCCGATGACGTCGGCCGTTTTTGATCTGATCGGCAAAGACGAGGAAAGCGCCAGCAGGCGCGAGGAGTTTGTCGTTCTTCGCGAAGCGGCGCTGACGGTCGGCAGGCTGATCGGCATCGGCGCGTTTCTGCTCGTGCTGCCGCTGGCAGATTCGTCCCCGCAGGCCATTCCCTGGCTGATGCTGGTCGTTGGCGCTTCGCCGATCGCAGCCTGGTGGCTGATCCATCCCTTTGTCGGCATTCTGGCCGGGGGGCCGGAGCGGGCGAAATGA
- a CDS encoding aminotransferase class I/II-fold pyridoxal phosphate-dependent enzyme, whose product MIKDEEKRITEAPARKPRRDSMADFLSPVARSIAPSGIRRFFDLASGRKDIITLGVGEPDFVTPWHVREACVYSLETGKTQYTSNAGVPELREEIAHYLDTQFEVSYDPAKEVIVTVGGSEAIDLALRALISPGDEILVPEPCYITYSPITQLSGGVPVGVETFAKDEFKLQADSLKAALTPRSKVLVLCYPSNPTGGIMTYEDWLPIAKVVEENDLIVISDEIYAELTYGSRHVSFASMPGMKDRTILVSGFSKAFAMTGWRMGYACGHPDIISAMLKIHQYTVLCAPIMGQVAALEALRNGLEEKDRMIESYNQRRRLVVRGFRDIGLECHEPRGAFYAFPSIKSTGLSSEQFATRLLQEHSVAAVPGDVFGLGGEGHLRCSYATSVSQLNEAIERIGQFVRKLKGD is encoded by the coding sequence ATGATTAAGGACGAAGAGAAACGTATAACGGAAGCTCCGGCCCGGAAACCGCGGCGGGATTCGATGGCCGATTTCCTCTCGCCGGTGGCGCGCTCCATTGCCCCTTCGGGAATCCGGCGGTTTTTCGATTTGGCCAGCGGCCGCAAGGACATCATTACGCTCGGCGTCGGCGAGCCGGATTTCGTCACCCCGTGGCATGTCCGCGAAGCATGCGTTTATTCGCTGGAGACGGGGAAAACGCAGTATACGTCGAACGCCGGAGTACCGGAGCTGCGGGAGGAAATCGCACATTATTTAGATACACAGTTCGAAGTCAGCTATGATCCGGCCAAGGAGGTCATCGTGACGGTCGGCGGCAGCGAGGCGATCGATCTTGCGCTGCGCGCGCTTATTTCGCCCGGCGATGAAATCCTCGTGCCCGAGCCGTGTTATATTACGTATTCGCCGATTACGCAGCTGAGCGGCGGCGTTCCGGTCGGCGTGGAAACGTTCGCCAAGGACGAGTTCAAGCTGCAGGCCGATTCGCTGAAGGCGGCGCTGACGCCGCGCTCGAAGGTGCTGGTGCTTTGTTATCCGAGCAACCCGACGGGCGGCATCATGACCTACGAGGATTGGCTGCCGATCGCGAAGGTGGTCGAGGAGAACGATCTCATCGTCATTTCCGATGAAATTTACGCGGAGCTGACGTACGGCTCGCGGCATGTCAGCTTCGCCTCGATGCCGGGCATGAAGGACCGCACCATTCTCGTCAGCGGGTTCTCGAAGGCGTTCGCGATGACGGGCTGGCGGATGGGGTATGCGTGCGGACATCCGGATATTATTTCGGCCATGCTGAAAATCCATCAGTATACCGTCTTGTGCGCTCCGATTATGGGACAGGTGGCGGCGCTCGAGGCGCTTCGCAACGGGCTGGAGGAGAAGGACCGGATGATCGAGTCCTACAATCAGCGGCGCAGGCTGGTCGTGCGCGGTTTCCGCGATATCGGGCTGGAATGCCATGAGCCGCGGGGGGCGTTCTATGCCTTCCCGTCGATCAAGTCGACGGGCCTCAGCTCCGAGCAGTTCGCTACCCGGCTGCTGCAGGAGCACAGCGTTGCGGCGGTTCCCGGCGACGTGTTCGGCCTCGGAGGGGAAGGCCACCTGCGCTGTTCGTATGCAACCTCCGTCAGCCAGCTGAACGAGGCGATTGAACGGATCGGCCAATTTGTTCGGAAACTTAAAGGAGATTGA
- a CDS encoding ArsB/NhaD family transporter produces MDDTITLAAAAFAVAAAAVLLLRRPGGRAPLWPAFPLAAFFLAAAPLGGTGANLQQLAGPAVIVLSAFLMAAALESLGMFRYAAGNIVEFSRGSGLRLYWLIALFCFLTTLFFSTYVSVLAAMPVILQIGRMLELSDRQLQPYLISGALIGAAAGAPAGAAGITNLIVLEMTGRQLNDYSELTMIPAAAAVFAVAGLLYVLYRGWLPRRIAAQAPLTPDDDTLAVNWRLFRLCLFVVVTARAGFYISSGYGVPAWWFALAGALALIVPAMTKASSGLRFYTAGIPWHIPLFAFGATLIADELQRTGVLRLLARGLAQAAALGDFSAALAAGGLLAAMSAIANELPVLLIGASAPAGAGADPASQLLFAARMMGGNIGGLMTPLGSLAILIWFAALRRYKIKLSWAAYMKAAAVSVPAGLLAGLIMLYAWTQIIG; encoded by the coding sequence ATGGATGATACAATCACGCTCGCAGCCGCCGCGTTTGCCGTTGCGGCTGCGGCTGTCCTGCTCCTGCGGCGGCCGGGAGGAAGGGCTCCTTTGTGGCCCGCCTTTCCGCTCGCCGCTTTCTTTTTAGCCGCGGCTCCGCTCGGCGGAACCGGCGCAAACCTGCAGCAGCTGGCAGGGCCGGCCGTTATCGTCTTGTCGGCCTTTCTGATGGCGGCCGCGCTCGAGAGTCTCGGGATGTTCCGTTATGCCGCCGGGAATATCGTCGAGTTCAGCCGCGGGTCCGGGCTGCGCCTGTATTGGCTAATCGCCTTGTTCTGCTTTTTGACGACGCTGTTTTTCAGTACCTACGTCAGCGTGCTGGCAGCAATGCCGGTCATTCTGCAGATCGGCCGAATGCTCGAGCTGAGCGACCGTCAGCTGCAGCCGTATTTGATCAGCGGCGCGCTCATCGGCGCAGCGGCCGGCGCCCCGGCAGGCGCTGCCGGCATCACGAATCTGATCGTGCTCGAAATGACAGGCCGGCAGTTGAACGATTATTCGGAGCTGACGATGATTCCCGCCGCCGCGGCGGTATTTGCGGTCGCCGGTCTGCTTTACGTCTTGTACCGGGGGTGGCTGCCGCGCCGGATTGCGGCGCAGGCTCCGCTTACGCCGGACGATGATACCCTTGCCGTTAATTGGCGCTTGTTCCGGCTGTGCCTGTTCGTTGTCGTCACCGCGCGGGCCGGATTCTATATCAGCTCCGGCTACGGGGTGCCGGCATGGTGGTTTGCGCTGGCGGGCGCGCTTGCGCTGATCGTTCCCGCCATGACGAAAGCAAGCTCCGGCTTGCGTTTCTATACGGCCGGAATCCCCTGGCATATTCCTTTGTTTGCGTTCGGTGCTACCTTGATTGCGGATGAATTGCAGCGGACCGGCGTCCTTCGTTTGCTCGCCCGCGGGCTTGCGCAGGCGGCCGCCTTGGGCGATTTCTCCGCCGCGCTGGCCGCAGGCGGATTGCTGGCGGCGATGTCGGCCATCGCAAACGAGCTTCCGGTACTCCTGATCGGAGCGTCGGCGCCGGCGGGCGCAGGGGCGGATCCGGCCTCGCAGCTGCTGTTTGCGGCCCGCATGATGGGCGGCAACATCGGCGGTCTGATGACCCCGCTCGGCTCGCTCGCCATTCTGATTTGGTTTGCCGCGCTGCGCCGTTATAAGATCAAGCTTTCGTGGGCGGCGTATATGAAGGCGGCGGCGGTATCCGTTCCGGCAGGCTTGCTGGCCGGCCTGATCATGTTGTATGCCTGGACGCAAATTATCGGATGA
- a CDS encoding CotH kinase family protein, which yields MSDLSAPVRKITIDPDDLRQLQSNVWSRQFVPVKLEMDGRTFDAQIRYRGGHTRNYPKKSYEVLVEGKLTLHWNAESDDPSMIRNALSFRFFEMIGVPSPTAQHFWLEWNGQQHGVYLELESVDATFFKKRGIQAHSLIYAVNDNATFGLIDRDTKLRKESLFSGYRLMMGESSAETRLVRFIRRINRPANRSLRLYLRKKLDVSQYLQWLAGAVLTGNYDGFDQNYALYEHLPSKRLRMIPWDYEGTWGRNCYGKLCGSDLVPIQGHNKLTRKVLAYRSNRVAYRRLLRKLLAGPFSVEQIAPEIDTIYAALAPAIRDDFTRKWPFSAFQEEPDQIKQYIAERREIVRRELRRWAKADAAK from the coding sequence ATGTCCGACCTGAGTGCGCCGGTCCGCAAAATCACGATCGACCCGGACGATTTGCGGCAGCTGCAGTCGAATGTCTGGAGCCGGCAGTTCGTTCCGGTAAAGCTCGAAATGGACGGCCGGACGTTCGACGCGCAGATCCGGTACCGCGGCGGCCATACGCGCAATTACCCGAAAAAATCGTACGAGGTGCTGGTGGAAGGCAAGCTGACGCTGCACTGGAACGCCGAATCCGACGACCCCTCGATGATCCGCAACGCCCTGTCGTTCCGTTTTTTCGAGATGATCGGCGTTCCGTCCCCAACCGCGCAGCACTTCTGGCTGGAATGGAACGGCCAGCAGCACGGCGTTTATTTGGAACTGGAATCGGTCGATGCGACCTTTTTCAAAAAACGCGGGATTCAGGCCCATTCATTGATTTATGCCGTCAACGACAATGCAACGTTCGGCCTGATCGACCGGGACACGAAGCTGCGCAAGGAATCGTTGTTTTCCGGCTACCGGCTGATGATGGGCGAATCGTCCGCGGAAACCCGGCTCGTACGCTTCATCCGCCGGATCAACCGTCCGGCGAACCGGTCGCTTCGGTTATATTTGCGAAAAAAGCTGGACGTTTCCCAATATTTGCAGTGGCTGGCCGGCGCCGTCTTGACCGGCAATTACGACGGCTTCGACCAGAATTACGCGCTGTATGAACATTTGCCATCCAAACGGCTTCGCATGATTCCATGGGATTATGAAGGCACATGGGGAAGAAACTGCTACGGGAAATTGTGCGGCAGCGATCTCGTCCCGATTCAGGGGCATAACAAGCTGACGCGGAAGGTGCTCGCCTACCGGAGCAACCGGGTCGCCTACCGCAGGCTGCTGCGGAAGCTGCTGGCCGGTCCGTTCTCGGTCGAGCAAATCGCCCCGGAAATCGATACCATTTACGCGGCGCTGGCCCCCGCAATTCGCGACGACTTTACCCGGAAGTGGCCGTTCTCCGCCTTTCAGGAGGAACCGGATCAAATTAAACAATATATCGCCGAGCGGCGGGAGATCGTTCGAAGGGAGCTTCGGCGCTGGGCAAAAGCGGACGCGGCGAAATAA
- a CDS encoding phage holin family protein, which translates to MQFLGHVVRFIISAIVLMIVGYIVPQFSVGGFWSALFLALVIAALGWIIEGIFGKRVTPFGRGIVGFLASAAVIWIAQFIVGNVEVTWLGAILAALVIGIIDLFIPVSTPYEAGREKHR; encoded by the coding sequence ATGCAATTTTTGGGACATGTGGTACGGTTCATCATATCGGCGATCGTGCTGATGATCGTCGGGTATATCGTGCCCCAGTTCAGCGTCGGAGGATTTTGGAGCGCGCTGTTCCTTGCTCTCGTCATCGCCGCGCTCGGCTGGATCATCGAAGGCATCTTCGGCAAACGGGTGACGCCGTTCGGACGCGGCATCGTCGGCTTTCTCGCCAGCGCGGCCGTGATCTGGATCGCCCAATTTATCGTCGGCAATGTCGAGGTCACCTGGCTCGGCGCCATTTTGGCCGCTCTCGTTATCGGGATTATCGATTTGTTCATCCCCGTCAGCACGCCTTACGAAGCCGGCCGGGAAAA
- a CDS encoding endonuclease MutS2, with protein sequence MDAKILHTLEYAKIAYLLMQHAATSLGKEAAEAIRPHVGLDEVKRGLQATDEAYKADRLKGNAPFRGVADIKPQLHRSRIGGMLNPAELLQIAETSRGSRRVKRHILQLHEDDPVPLLASIAGQLTEPKPLEDAIFACIDEQAAVMDGASPELAAVRREIRGGEGRIRERLEQMIRSSSVQKMLQDAIVTIRGDRYVIPVKQEYRSHFGGIVHDQSGSGATLFIEPEAIVAMNNKLRELRAAETREIEKILQKLTALTAEYADDLLTDLELLTELDFAFAKGRLAHQMRASLPRMNDRGFIKLRRGRHPLIADDKVVPLDVELGNQNTAIIVTGPNTGGKTVTLKTIGLLSLMAMSGLFVPADDGSQLCVFDAIYADIGDEQSIEQNLSTFSSHLTNIIRILNTMTAKSLVLLDELGAGTDPAEGSALAIAILEHIHRLGCRIVATTHYSELKAYAYNRKGVVNASMEFDVQTLSPTYRLLVGVPGRSNAFAIAERLGLSRTIIDHARGEVSEEDMRVENMIASLEEDRIGAEAERQTAEALRRELEAQRARFEAERRKFDEQKERMLEKAREDAREAVAKARREAEQVIADLRRLAMEEGASVKEHKLIEARRRLDEAAPERKASGAKKPAAKPQRIEAGDEVMVHSLGQRGHVVELSGGGAVVQMGILKMKVELGDLELVKRPEAAKQQQPKQAASLKRTRDENVRMELDLRGANVEEAIVEVDRFLDESFLSGLGQVYIIHGKGTGVLRTGISEFLRRHKHVKSYRLGNYGEGGTGVTVAELK encoded by the coding sequence GTGGACGCCAAGATTTTACACACATTGGAATATGCGAAAATTGCATATCTATTAATGCAGCACGCCGCCACTTCGCTTGGCAAGGAGGCTGCGGAAGCGATCCGGCCGCACGTCGGCCTGGACGAGGTGAAACGCGGCCTTCAGGCGACGGACGAGGCGTACAAAGCCGACCGGCTGAAGGGGAACGCCCCGTTCCGCGGCGTGGCGGACATCAAACCGCAGCTGCACCGCTCCCGCATCGGCGGCATGCTGAATCCCGCGGAGCTGCTGCAAATTGCCGAGACGTCGCGCGGCTCCCGCCGGGTGAAGCGGCATATTTTGCAGCTGCATGAGGACGACCCGGTGCCTTTGCTCGCTTCGATCGCCGGGCAGCTGACGGAGCCGAAGCCGCTTGAGGATGCGATTTTTGCCTGCATCGACGAGCAGGCGGCCGTGATGGACGGCGCGAGCCCCGAACTGGCGGCGGTGCGCCGCGAAATTCGCGGCGGCGAAGGGCGCATCCGCGAACGGCTCGAGCAGATGATCCGGTCTTCCTCTGTGCAAAAAATGCTGCAGGACGCCATTGTAACGATCCGGGGCGACCGTTATGTCATCCCGGTTAAACAGGAATATCGCTCCCATTTCGGCGGCATCGTCCACGACCAATCGGGCTCCGGGGCGACGCTGTTCATCGAGCCGGAAGCGATCGTAGCCATGAACAATAAGCTGCGCGAGCTGCGGGCGGCCGAAACGAGGGAAATCGAGAAAATTTTGCAGAAGCTGACGGCGCTGACAGCCGAATACGCAGACGATTTGCTGACCGATCTGGAGCTGCTCACCGAGCTGGATTTCGCTTTCGCGAAAGGGCGCCTGGCCCACCAAATGCGGGCATCGCTGCCAAGGATGAACGATCGCGGCTTCATTAAGCTGCGCCGCGGCCGCCATCCGCTTATCGCGGACGACAAGGTCGTGCCGCTCGACGTGGAGCTCGGCAACCAGAATACGGCCATTATCGTAACGGGTCCGAACACCGGCGGCAAAACCGTGACGCTCAAGACGATCGGGCTGCTCAGCCTGATGGCGATGTCCGGCCTGTTCGTGCCGGCGGACGACGGGAGCCAGCTGTGCGTTTTCGACGCGATATACGCGGATATCGGAGACGAGCAGAGCATCGAGCAAAATTTGAGCACGTTCTCGAGCCATTTGACGAATATTATCCGGATTTTGAATACAATGACAGCCAAAAGCCTTGTGCTGCTTGACGAATTGGGCGCCGGCACCGATCCGGCGGAAGGCTCGGCGCTCGCGATTGCCATTCTGGAGCATATTCACCGTCTCGGCTGCCGCATCGTGGCCACGACCCATTACAGCGAGCTGAAAGCGTACGCTTATAACCGCAAAGGCGTCGTGAACGCCAGCATGGAATTTGACGTCCAGACGCTGAGCCCGACGTACCGGCTGCTTGTGGGCGTGCCCGGGCGAAGCAACGCGTTCGCCATCGCGGAGCGGCTGGGGCTCAGCCGCACGATCATCGATCATGCCCGCGGCGAAGTGAGCGAAGAGGATATGCGCGTCGAGAATATGATCGCCTCGCTCGAGGAGGACCGGATCGGCGCCGAAGCGGAGCGTCAGACGGCCGAGGCGCTGCGCCGGGAGCTGGAAGCGCAGCGGGCCCGCTTCGAAGCGGAGCGGCGGAAGTTCGACGAGCAGAAGGAACGCATGCTGGAGAAGGCGCGGGAAGATGCGCGCGAGGCCGTCGCCAAGGCAAGGCGGGAGGCGGAGCAAGTGATCGCCGATTTGCGCCGGCTGGCGATGGAGGAGGGCGCTTCGGTCAAGGAGCATAAGCTGATCGAAGCGCGGCGGCGGCTGGACGAGGCTGCCCCGGAGCGGAAGGCGTCGGGAGCGAAAAAACCGGCGGCGAAACCGCAGCGCATCGAAGCCGGCGACGAGGTGATGGTGCACAGCCTGGGACAGCGCGGACATGTCGTGGAGCTGAGCGGCGGCGGCGCCGTCGTGCAGATGGGCATCCTGAAGATGAAGGTGGAGCTCGGCGACCTGGAGCTCGTGAAGCGTCCGGAGGCGGCGAAGCAGCAGCAGCCGAAGCAGGCGGCGAGCCTGAAGCGCACGCGGGACGAAAACGTGCGGATGGAGCTCGATTTGCGCGGAGCGAACGTCGAAGAAGCGATCGTCGAGGTGGACCGGTTTCTGGACGAATCGTTCCTGTCGGGCCTCGGGCAGGTTTACATTATCCACGGTAAAGGCACGGGCGTACTGCGGACGGGAATCAGCGAATTTCTGCGCCGCCACAAGCATGTGAAAAGCTACCGGCTCGGCAATTACGGCGAAGGCGGAACCGGGGTCACCGTTGCGGAGCTGAAGTAG
- a CDS encoding DUF350 domain-containing protein: MDTEVDKMLGNPYLASLSYVSVTVLALLVFLFIFELVTRYQCWQEIRKGNLAVAMATGGKIFGICNLFRFSIEANDTIYHSIVWSAFGYAVLLAAYFLFEFLTPVFRIDEEIQRGNRAVGLIAMIISVSLSYVIGATIS; the protein is encoded by the coding sequence ATGGACACCGAAGTCGATAAAATGCTCGGCAATCCGTATTTGGCGTCGCTCTCGTACGTTTCGGTGACGGTGCTGGCGCTGCTCGTATTTCTTTTTATTTTCGAGCTGGTCACCCGGTATCAATGCTGGCAGGAAATTCGCAAAGGCAATCTGGCGGTGGCGATGGCGACCGGCGGCAAAATATTCGGCATCTGCAACCTGTTCCGCTTCTCCATTGAAGCGAACGATACGATTTATCACAGCATCGTCTGGTCGGCCTTCGGTTATGCGGTGCTGCTCGCCGCCTATTTCCTGTTCGAGTTTCTGACGCCGGTGTTCCGGATCGACGAGGAAATTCAGCGCGGCAACCGGGCGGTCGGTTTGATCGCGATGATCATCTCCGTCTCGCTGTCTTACGTCATCGGCGCGACGATTTCCTGA